Genomic DNA from Hordeum vulgare subsp. vulgare chromosome 2H, MorexV3_pseudomolecules_assembly, whole genome shotgun sequence:
GACAGAACGTTTACCAGCTAGTTTAGTAAGGCAgtgagaaaatgaaaatatgttggGAAATTCCTTTGTATCATACCCTTGTAAGAAAGAATTAAGAAAAAAACAATTAAACTTGCATTTACCTTGTAATGAATCCTTTACCCATAGTCTCAATTACCCTTTTAAGGTTCTGCCAAAATACATTTAGTTTGTAAAATGAAATTAGTTTAGGAAATTCCTAGTCTTGtattttacccttcgcaataaggTTATACTGTTGTATTCATCTTGCATTTTGTTTGTAATGAATCGAGACTAGGAGTTCTGCAAGCTGATCTCCCTACAAAAATGCTTATACTGGTAGAGGGTGTGGTAAACATTAAAACTTCTATCTATACACAAATGGTAAATCTtctaataaatacaaaacagcagtTTATCGGTATTTATGGAAAATCATGAATGATCTATTTTTCAGCTTGGGATAAATGTTGATGCCTCTATATCAATTTCACTATTGACAAACTATTCTTGGGCTACTGTATTTTTTAAGTTTTGGGGGTACTAACTTTATTTTTGTGCTTCCAGAAAACAAGTTAGCTGTCTTGGAAAGTATTTAAGCATAAGTTTTCTTTGGAACTGCTTTAAGTGGTTCTTCAGTGGTGTTGGGGACTCCTGTGGCTTCGACAATTTCCCTTCACTTGGCCTGGCAGCATTTAAGAACACGTAAGCTTGTTGTAATGTGTTTGTGATATTATTTTGAAGTTCACATTTTATAATTCCTTTTCGTGAAGTTAGAACAAAATATCGCCTTATCCTCTTTAGGGCTTATTTGGATACGCATGGATTATCATATAAAACTACTTATCCTTTAAGATGGAATATCATATGCATTATATCCAAATGCTTATAATTTCAATTTTTATAGGTTTTATTTTGACTTCAGTCCGACTTATATTGGATGTGGTCTTATGTGTCCGCATATTGTTAACTGCTCTGCACTTATTGGAGCCATCATATCttggggttttctttggccatatATATCCACAAAAGCTGGGGAGTGGTATCCAAGTGAGCTTGGAAGCAACGACTTCAAAGGACTCTATGGTTACAAGGTATGGTGGTGAAGGATTCTGATTGCTCATGTCATAATGGATTAATAGCCAATTCCCTGGTGTACCTTGATTATGTTTTTTATCAACTCAATTGTAATGGTTGTTAACCTATAGACCAAGGATGATATAATGAAGCAGTCCATGGAAAAAAAATAAAGATCATGAATTAGTATTTTCAAGGTTTGAcaatagaaagcctctagtttttCTCCATACAAAATAAATCCAATAAATTtggaaattgttgttgttgtgaataTACGAGTCTCTTTAGTGCATTTCTTCAGTGGGCATAGTGGTCGTAGTTTGTGAGAACCATGAAATTGagttcaagaacacatatatgggTCATATATGTAATTAACTTCTTAATAACTTATTTGTTCACTAACTGACCAATCTTTGCCAACATTATGTCTAGCACAAACTAAGTCGTGTGTGCACCCTTTCAGGTTTTCGTGTCCATATCCTTGATACTTGGGGATGGTATTTATAACCTCGTCAAAATCATTTATTCTACTATCAAGGAAACAATGAATGCACGATCAAACCAAGGAAGGCTTCCCCTTGTTTGGGTTCAGGATGGTATTTTCACATGTTCTTATTCTACCTACTAGACCTACCAACATATCATATATTAGGGCTctcatttgttttttattttattgtaGGTGATAAAATTGCCAAATTACCAGCCGAGGAAAAACTTCTAAATGAGGTGTTTGTAAAAGACAATATCCCTCCTTGGTTGGCAGGATCTGCTTATGTGGGCCTTGCAGCAATTTCAACTGCAATTGTACCGGTGATGTTCCCACAACTCAAGTGGTACCTTGTCCTCTCTGCCTATGTTGTTGCTCCTCTAGTCGCCTTCTGCAACTCATATGGCACTGGCCTAACAAACTGGAATCTTGCATCCACATATGGAAAGATTGGTCTTTTCATTTTTGCCTCATGGGTTGGCCATCATGGTGGTGTGATTGCCGGCTTAGCAGCGTGTGGTGTCATGATGTCCTTAGTATCCACAGCTGGTGATCTCATGCAGGACTTCAAGACCGGTTACTTGACCCTCTCTTCGCCAAGGTCTATGTTTATCTCACAATTGATTGGAACTGCCCTTGGTTGTGTCATTGCTCCCCTCACCTTTTGGCTTTACTGGGTGGCCTTCGATATTGGGAATCCTGATGGGATGTTCAAAGCTCCATATGCTGCCATCTACCGTGAGATTTCAATCATGGGTGTTGAGGGATTCTCAATGCTGCCGCAACACTGCCTAGCAATCTGCTCTGTCTTGTTCTTTGCAGCTATAGCAATCAACCTCTTGCGAGATGTCACCCCAAAATGTGTGTCCAAACTTATCCCACTTCCGATGGCCATGGCTGTTCCATTTTACATTGGGGCATACTTTGCGATTGACATGTTTGTTGGGACTATCATCATGTTTGTCTGGGAGAGGGAGAACCGTAAGGAGTCTGAGGACTTTGCAGGTGCGGTTGCTTCTGGTTTGATATGTGGTGATGGTATATGGAGTGTCCCTTCTGCGATACTGTCCATCATGAAGATCGATCCACCGATGTGCATGTACATCATGCCATCCCTTCCATACGGCTAAATATAGAGGAAATGCATTCATTTTATGTGATATAGTACCACAAGAGAACATAATCACGCTGTGTACATAGTTTGCACTCGTGTAATTTAGACCTCCAAAATATAGCAATAGCTTTGTAATGTCTCTCACCCCTATTATCAAAAATGctttgttcatgatattggtttcttcttaatttgttttcttgCATTGTTGATACCATATTTCTCAATATTGGTTTCTACTTTTTGCTTGATATATGTGATGCTCATGGTTTGCCTGACATAGGTCAATAATGTTCCTATTGTGTTTTCTCTTCTCAATCATGCACAAGAGGTGCATGTGCATCAGCAAAGAAGATAGAACAGTAAATAAAGACACGAACCATACAAGCGACACATACGAACTTAAAATGACCCAAGGATCATTAAGTAAGACTTGACGATTCATGGCTCGAAGATGACCAAAACCAATGTAGGATGGGACAACAGTGCCACACAAGTGTGGTATCATTTAACATAGTCCATATGGCTTGAATAGACTACTAGTAATAAACATGATTGTTCCCAAATTTTAGTTTCCTTAGCAACTTAAAGATTTTCTACGGTAGTTTATaaagcaccctacacatgcaagtctaatagGGTATAATAGCGGAAAGTATAGAATTGCAAAGAGTATAAGTAAGACTATAGTATAAGAAATGCAAACATGTGTTGGCTTGGTGTAGATTTATTTCCTCGTGGTTTGAATAGTTGGCACCATCCTACTCCAAGTTCATGGATGCttcaaaccaaaaagattttaagATCACGAAAGATCAAGCTTGCAAGTTCTACCAAGGAGCTAGTCCATGAAGGACACTCACCCACTAAGGGTCCACGAAGGAGCAACCAACTTAGGTCATAATGGCATACAACCACGAAGTACTAGCCTCACCTGAGATATATCTTAAAGAAATAGATGGTGTCCAAGCCCTTACAGACTTCTTAGTTCTTCACGAAATAGAATATTCCAAGCACCTAACCGATCTAGGAGGCGCACACCCTCCAGAAGTAATAGGATTGAGGTTGATTGGTGATGAatccctttctcttgtgcttcaaaatacgaTATCTCTCACACCCAAATTCCCTCA
This window encodes:
- the LOC123430910 gene encoding probable metal-nicotianamine transporter YSL6, whose amino-acid sequence is MGSEADAAGMTGPLLADAPAKVEAVPPWREQLTARGIVVSAVLGVLFCLVTHKLNLTVGVVPSLNVAAGLLGYCLVRTWTAALGMFGVVSKPFTKQENTVIQTCVVACYGLATSGGFGSYMLAMDQKTYELIGTDYPGNRAIDVKNPSLSWMIGFMFLVSFVGIFSLVALRKVMVIDYKLTYPSGTATAMLINSVHTTTEAELAEKQVSCLGKYLSISFLWNCFKWFFSGVGDSCGFDNFPSLGLAAFKNTFYFDFSPTYIGCGLMCPHIVNCSALIGAIISWGFLWPYISTKAGEWYPSELGSNDFKGLYGYKVFVSISLILGDGIYNLVKIIYSTIKETMNARSNQGRLPLVWVQDGDKIAKLPAEEKLLNEVFVKDNIPPWLAGSAYVGLAAISTAIVPVMFPQLKWYLVLSAYVVAPLVAFCNSYGTGLTNWNLASTYGKIGLFIFASWVGHHGGVIAGLAACGVMMSLVSTAGDLMQDFKTGYLTLSSPRSMFISQLIGTALGCVIAPLTFWLYWVAFDIGNPDGMFKAPYAAIYREISIMGVEGFSMLPQHCLAICSVLFFAAIAINLLRDVTPKCVSKLIPLPMAMAVPFYIGAYFAIDMFVGTIIMFVWERENRKESEDFAGAVASGLICGDGIWSVPSAILSIMKIDPPMCMYIMPSLPYG